One Burkholderia sp. 9120 DNA window includes the following coding sequences:
- a CDS encoding chemotaxis protein CheB produces the protein MPGSLSRPADKLPARATARRPAGDVTEPKSEDFPVVGIGASAGGLDACRKLLGALPSNAGMAFVLVQHLDPTHKSMMVDLLGGRASVSVLQAEDGMRIERGYLYVIPPGVSLSVLNRALHLSKPLTHHGARLPFDFLLHSMADEYGARAVCVILSGMGADGSVGLKAIREAGGLVIAQDPDEAAYDSMPRSAIATGGVDLILPADAIPAALAEFQRRMALPDKNALAGGEEPRPAGLAKIVELLRARTTHDFTCYKPGTLLRRVRRRMALVALDTGELGEYLEVLQRDSEELGRLAADLLINVTSFFRDPSVFEFLEKTVIPELVRNRAAGQALRVWTAGCSTGEETYSLAMVFREQIALAGIDIKLQVFASDIDPDAVSKAREGLYPKAIEADVSPTRLARFFAKEEHQYRVLPELRSVVVFTVQDVLADPPFSRLDLVSCRNLLIYLKPEAQAKVISLFHFALREGGILLLGSAETAGDTTGRFEIVSKAERVYRHIGRSQPGNLGFLLGNGDLSRAPLREGQATSVRPHHTGMAELCRQLVIDAYAPAAVLTDRNLECLFFLGATDRYLHVPQGAPTRDLLSMAPNNMRTRLRLATTEASREGMRVVVNGGSLSRDGNLVSFRIDVLPVSSEGEALLLICFVDLPEHAQSRTDLTQAADISRIAELGRELDTTRDELQRAIHSLELAGEEQKTINEEALSVNEEYQSTNEELVTSKEELQSLNEELTALNGQLQETLERQRTTSNDLQNVLYSTDVATLFLDPDLNIRFFTPATKLVFSVIPGDVGRPLADLRSLAADGDLLTDAQTVLQTGTPLEREIETRSGVWFIRRILPYRTNDNGIEGVVITFTDITDRKHTTKALEAARQQADLANVAKSRFLAAASHDLRQPLQTLTLLHSLLVKHVEGETAGKIVARFEQTLDAMSGMLNTLLDINQIEAGTVHAETSSFPLNTLFDRLRDEFAFHAHAQGISLHVVRCHLSIQSDPRLLDQIIRNLLSNALKYTPRGRVLLGCRRRNGVVSIEVWDTGIGIPAAEIKSIFDEYHQLNNAARERRLGLGLGLSISQRLARLLKHRIRVRSEPGKGSVFAVDVGAAVEESTSTVMPQPAKVNDETVAAPHRTGAILVIEDDPEVRSLLELILTDEGHRAAAARDGTAALEWVTRDTFRPDLILADYNLPNGMNGLEVATKLRETLCRQIPTIILTGDISTETLKAIALKQCAQLNKPVQVNTLSQLIQRLLPELPPAPLPHHDNMREKGGLEPVIYVVDDDSTVRDAIRAVLEEDCQTVETYPTCEAFLSSYHSGREACLLVDGYLPGMSGLELLEHIRETKRPLPAIMITGHSDVSMVVRAMKAGAADFIEKPIGRTELLEGIRRAVEQSRDSNKLFAWRETAAQHVATLTPRQHEIMERVLAGQPSKIIASDLSISQRTVENHRAAIMTKTGAGSLPALARMALAAASYGAEPSAASDESAATA, from the coding sequence AGCGCGGCTATTTGTATGTTATTCCGCCCGGGGTTTCGCTTTCAGTCCTTAACAGGGCGCTTCATCTGTCGAAGCCGCTGACACACCACGGCGCTCGCCTGCCGTTCGATTTTCTGTTGCACTCAATGGCTGACGAATACGGAGCGCGCGCCGTCTGCGTGATTCTCTCGGGCATGGGTGCCGACGGCAGCGTCGGCTTGAAAGCGATCAGGGAAGCAGGCGGCCTCGTGATTGCCCAGGACCCGGATGAAGCGGCCTACGATTCGATGCCGCGAAGTGCAATCGCCACGGGTGGAGTGGATCTCATTCTCCCGGCAGATGCGATACCTGCCGCGCTAGCCGAGTTCCAGCGTCGCATGGCGTTACCCGATAAAAACGCTCTGGCTGGCGGGGAGGAGCCCAGGCCGGCGGGACTGGCAAAGATCGTTGAATTGCTGCGCGCCAGGACCACCCATGATTTTACGTGTTACAAACCTGGTACCCTGCTGCGCAGGGTCCGGCGGCGCATGGCGCTGGTCGCGCTCGACACCGGTGAACTCGGCGAGTATCTCGAGGTTCTGCAGCGCGACAGCGAGGAGTTGGGCCGTCTGGCGGCGGACCTGCTTATCAATGTCACAAGTTTCTTTCGCGATCCTTCGGTGTTCGAGTTTCTCGAGAAAACCGTCATACCTGAACTGGTTCGAAACCGCGCAGCCGGTCAGGCTTTGCGGGTCTGGACAGCTGGGTGCAGCACGGGCGAAGAAACCTATTCGTTGGCGATGGTATTTCGCGAGCAGATTGCTTTAGCCGGAATCGACATCAAGCTGCAGGTGTTCGCATCCGACATTGACCCGGACGCTGTTTCCAAGGCGCGCGAGGGGCTCTACCCGAAGGCCATCGAGGCCGACGTTTCTCCCACTCGACTCGCGCGGTTCTTTGCGAAGGAGGAGCATCAGTACCGGGTCCTGCCTGAACTCCGGTCTGTCGTGGTGTTCACGGTCCAGGATGTGTTGGCGGATCCACCTTTTTCGCGCCTCGACCTTGTTTCATGCCGCAACCTGCTCATTTACCTGAAGCCGGAGGCGCAGGCAAAAGTCATATCGCTCTTTCATTTTGCATTGCGCGAAGGAGGAATTCTGCTTCTGGGAAGCGCCGAGACCGCCGGAGACACAACAGGACGTTTCGAGATTGTTTCGAAAGCAGAGCGCGTTTATCGGCACATCGGCCGCTCCCAGCCAGGAAACCTTGGCTTTTTGCTCGGGAACGGCGACCTTTCCCGCGCTCCACTTCGCGAGGGGCAAGCGACGTCCGTTCGCCCGCATCACACCGGGATGGCTGAATTGTGTCGGCAACTCGTCATCGATGCCTACGCACCGGCTGCGGTGCTGACCGACCGCAATCTTGAGTGCCTGTTCTTCCTTGGTGCCACAGACCGCTATCTGCATGTGCCACAGGGCGCGCCCACACGCGACCTGCTCTCCATGGCGCCCAACAACATGCGCACGAGACTGAGACTGGCGACTACAGAGGCCAGCCGTGAGGGCATGCGCGTTGTCGTCAACGGTGGCAGCCTATCGCGGGATGGCAATCTGGTTTCGTTCCGTATTGACGTTCTGCCCGTATCGAGCGAAGGCGAGGCGCTGTTGCTTATCTGCTTTGTCGACCTGCCCGAACACGCGCAGTCGCGTACCGACCTGACTCAAGCCGCGGACATTTCCCGGATTGCGGAGCTCGGACGCGAGCTTGATACCACCCGCGACGAACTGCAACGCGCCATCCATAGTCTTGAACTGGCTGGCGAAGAACAGAAGACGATCAATGAGGAAGCGCTGTCGGTCAATGAGGAATACCAGTCGACGAATGAGGAACTGGTCACTTCGAAGGAAGAGTTGCAGTCACTCAACGAGGAACTCACCGCACTGAATGGTCAGTTGCAGGAAACGCTGGAGCGTCAGCGAACCACTTCTAACGATCTGCAGAACGTCCTCTACAGCACGGATGTCGCGACGCTCTTTCTTGACCCGGACCTGAACATCCGGTTCTTCACCCCAGCCACGAAACTCGTTTTCAGCGTGATCCCCGGCGATGTTGGCCGTCCCCTTGCAGACCTGCGCTCGCTCGCGGCTGACGGTGATCTGCTCACGGATGCACAGACCGTATTACAGACCGGCACTCCATTAGAACGGGAAATCGAAACACGCAGCGGCGTCTGGTTCATCCGCCGAATCCTGCCCTACCGCACCAACGACAATGGTATCGAGGGCGTGGTCATCACGTTCACAGATATCACGGATAGAAAGCACACTACGAAAGCACTCGAAGCAGCACGCCAGCAAGCTGACCTCGCCAATGTCGCCAAATCGCGCTTTCTGGCGGCCGCCAGCCATGATCTACGGCAACCGCTGCAGACACTGACGCTACTTCATTCGTTGCTGGTGAAGCACGTGGAGGGCGAAACGGCCGGAAAAATCGTGGCTCGCTTTGAGCAGACGCTGGATGCGATGTCCGGCATGCTCAACACCTTACTCGACATCAACCAAATTGAGGCTGGGACCGTCCACGCGGAGACTTCCAGTTTTCCGCTCAACACCTTGTTTGACCGTCTGCGAGACGAGTTCGCGTTCCACGCGCACGCGCAAGGCATTTCCTTGCATGTGGTGCGTTGCCACCTATCGATACAGAGTGACCCGCGCCTGCTTGATCAGATCATCCGCAACCTGCTTTCGAATGCGCTGAAATATACACCGCGCGGCAGGGTGTTATTAGGCTGCCGGAGGCGGAACGGCGTGGTCAGCATCGAGGTTTGGGACACCGGAATCGGTATTCCCGCTGCAGAGATCAAATCGATCTTCGATGAATACCATCAGCTCAACAATGCTGCGCGCGAGCGTAGACTTGGCCTTGGGCTGGGATTGTCCATTTCCCAGCGCCTCGCGCGCTTGCTGAAGCATCGGATTCGGGTACGCTCCGAGCCGGGCAAGGGTTCGGTATTTGCCGTCGACGTCGGGGCCGCCGTCGAGGAATCCACCAGCACTGTTATGCCGCAACCGGCGAAAGTCAACGATGAGACCGTCGCTGCCCCCCACCGCACCGGCGCCATTCTGGTCATCGAAGACGATCCTGAAGTACGCAGCTTGCTGGAACTCATTCTGACCGACGAAGGCCACCGTGCGGCTGCCGCGCGCGATGGAACCGCGGCGCTTGAATGGGTGACGCGCGATACGTTCCGGCCGGACCTGATTCTCGCGGACTACAACTTGCCGAACGGAATGAACGGACTGGAGGTCGCAACGAAATTAAGGGAGACACTGTGCCGCCAAATCCCGACCATTATCCTGACGGGCGACATATCGACAGAGACGCTCAAGGCGATCGCACTCAAGCAGTGCGCGCAACTCAACAAGCCGGTCCAAGTCAATACGCTTTCGCAGTTGATTCAGCGTCTGCTACCGGAATTGCCGCCGGCACCGCTGCCGCATCACGACAACATGCGGGAGAAAGGCGGCTTGGAACCGGTCATTTACGTGGTGGACGACGATTCGACTGTACGTGATGCGATAAGAGCGGTACTCGAGGAAGACTGCCAGACCGTCGAAACCTATCCGACATGCGAAGCCTTCCTCTCCAGCTATCATTCGGGACGCGAGGCTTGTCTATTGGTAGACGGCTACCTGCCGGGCATGAGTGGGCTTGAATTGCTCGAACATATCCGCGAAACGAAGCGACCACTGCCGGCGATCATGATCACGGGTCACAGCGATGTTTCAATGGTAGTGCGCGCCATGAAGGCCGGCGCTGCCGATTTCATCGAAAAACCAATCGGGCGCACCGAGCTGCTCGAGGGCATCAGGCGCGCGGTCGAACAATCGCGTGACTCCAACAAACTGTTCGCGTGGCGTGAGACGGCGGCGCAACATGTCGCCACGCTCACGCCGCGTCAGCACGAAATCATGGAACGGGTGCTCGCCGGTCAACCAAGCAAGATCATCGCGTCTGATCTTTCCATCAGCCAACGCACGGTCGAAAACCACCGTGCCGCGATCATGACGAAAACTGGCGCCGGGTCCCTTCCCGCGTTGGCCCGCATGGCGCTGGCCGCGGCCTCCTACGGGGCCGAGCCATCTGCCGCCTCCGACGAATCCGCCGCAACAGCCTGA
- a CDS encoding Crp/Fnr family transcriptional regulator — MAQDLPQKENHLLAVLPDVEWERLAPHLLAVDMPLGNVVYESGDRLNYVYFPTTCIVSLLYVMEDGASAEIAIVGNEGLIGIALFMGGETTPSRAVVQSAGKAYRLDAQILKEEFHRAGPVQRLLLRYTQALITQMAQTAVCNRHHSIDQQLCRWLLLSIDRLSSNELKMTQELIANMLGVRRSGVTEAALKLQDAGLIRYSHGHIEVLDRPGLEARVCECYGVVKREFDRLLPALKSL; from the coding sequence ATGGCTCAAGATCTTCCCCAAAAGGAAAATCATCTGCTGGCGGTGTTGCCTGACGTGGAGTGGGAGCGTCTCGCGCCACACCTGTTGGCCGTGGATATGCCGCTCGGCAATGTCGTCTACGAATCCGGCGACCGCCTCAATTACGTTTATTTCCCGACCACCTGTATCGTGTCGCTGCTGTATGTGATGGAGGACGGTGCGTCCGCCGAAATCGCGATCGTCGGCAACGAAGGGCTCATTGGCATCGCACTTTTCATGGGGGGCGAGACCACGCCCAGCCGGGCGGTCGTGCAAAGCGCGGGCAAGGCGTATCGCCTGGATGCTCAAATCCTGAAGGAGGAGTTTCATCGTGCCGGTCCAGTCCAGCGCCTTTTGCTCCGCTACACACAGGCGCTGATCACCCAGATGGCGCAGACTGCCGTGTGTAACCGACATCATTCGATCGATCAGCAGTTGTGCAGGTGGCTCCTGCTTAGCATCGACCGTCTTTCTTCAAACGAACTGAAGATGACGCAGGAACTGATCGCCAATATGCTGGGCGTTCGTCGATCGGGTGTAACCGAGGCCGCGTTGAAATTGCAGGATGCGGGTTTGATTCGCTACAGTCATGGCCACATCGAGGTGCTAGACAGACCGGGACTCGAAGCACGTGTATGCGAATGCTACGGCGTAGTGAAGCGCGAGTTCGACCGGCTGTTACCCGCTTTGAAATCGCTATAG
- a CDS encoding HAMP domain-containing sensor histidine kinase: MSAHLASATSMADGFALNSVVETDAMMGCRSRPIEIVALRDASATERGVEVPPISNQTLAMVAHELRGPLTPLRMASQLIRNASADRPEILRLTEMIDRQVDGIARLAQDLMDAIRVDRDVLRLSKVAIEIATLLADICEVTAVAAAAKNQTFTVLLPDTTLRVEGDPVRLTQAVGNLLHNAVKYTPMHGNIRMTVFAEGSNLVIKINDDGPGISSVLLPHIFELFAQSSRTIAASAGGLGIGLAVVKAIAASHGGTVSAISAGPGKGSEFTLKLPIIKSARAFYGSV; the protein is encoded by the coding sequence ATGTCAGCACATCTGGCGTCTGCCACTTCGATGGCGGACGGTTTTGCCTTGAACTCCGTCGTCGAGACAGACGCAATGATGGGGTGTCGTTCGCGGCCCATTGAGATTGTTGCCCTGCGCGATGCCAGCGCGACCGAGCGCGGCGTCGAGGTGCCACCGATTAGCAACCAGACCCTGGCAATGGTGGCCCACGAGTTGCGCGGGCCGTTGACGCCCTTGCGGATGGCCAGTCAGTTGATCCGCAACGCGTCGGCCGACCGCCCGGAGATACTCCGCCTGACCGAGATGATCGACCGCCAGGTGGACGGGATCGCACGGCTCGCGCAAGATTTGATGGATGCGATCCGTGTCGATCGTGATGTGCTCCGACTCAGCAAGGTCGCCATAGAGATCGCGACTCTCCTGGCTGACATCTGCGAGGTCACGGCAGTGGCTGCCGCCGCGAAAAATCAGACTTTTACCGTGTTGCTTCCCGACACGACTCTGCGCGTTGAAGGCGATCCCGTTCGTTTGACGCAGGCCGTCGGTAATCTGTTGCATAACGCGGTGAAATACACGCCGATGCACGGCAACATACGAATGACGGTGTTCGCCGAAGGAAGCAATCTTGTCATCAAAATCAATGACGATGGTCCGGGGATTTCGTCTGTCCTGCTGCCGCATATTTTCGAGCTGTTCGCACAATCCAGCAGAACGATCGCCGCCAGTGCGGGTGGCCTCGGCATTGGCCTCGCAGTCGTGAAGGCAATTGCTGCTTCTCACGGTGGTACGGTTTCGGCGATCAGCGCGGGCCCCGGAAAAGGCAGCGAGTTCACGCTCAAGCTGCCGATCATCAAGTCCGCCCGCGCTTTTTATGGCAGTGTATAA
- a CDS encoding YSC84-related protein — MLRRTFIWSTPGSLLALGAALSGCTTTASSNASRSEQMDKRRTIDAGVDSTLARLYDIASGSRELVGKAHGVLVFPSVFDAGFVVGGQYGEGSLRVGGRTVGYYSTATGSIGWQIGAQSRAIVFLFMTDESLNRFRSRDGWSAGGDASVAVLQIGANGTLDTSTSTGQVNAFVLTNQGLMAGASLEGTKVTRLALL, encoded by the coding sequence ATGCTTAGACGAACATTTATCTGGAGCACACCAGGATCGCTTCTGGCACTAGGTGCGGCGCTCTCAGGTTGCACCACCACCGCTTCTTCCAATGCTAGCCGCAGCGAGCAAATGGATAAACGCCGCACCATCGACGCAGGCGTCGACTCGACACTCGCACGCCTCTATGACATCGCGAGCGGCTCGCGTGAACTGGTCGGCAAGGCGCACGGAGTCCTGGTGTTTCCTTCTGTGTTCGACGCCGGCTTTGTGGTCGGTGGTCAATATGGTGAAGGGTCGTTGCGCGTTGGCGGACGCACGGTCGGCTACTACAGCACGGCGACCGGATCGATCGGCTGGCAGATCGGCGCGCAATCGCGTGCGATCGTATTCCTGTTCATGACCGACGAGTCGCTCAACCGCTTCCGTAGCAGAGACGGATGGTCGGCGGGCGGCGATGCGTCCGTGGCCGTGCTGCAAATCGGCGCGAATGGCACGCTCGACACGAGCACCTCTACCGGTCAGGTCAACGCTTTCGTGCTGACCAACCAGGGCTTAATGGCGGGCGCGTCGCTCGAAGGCACCAAAGTCACGCGGCTCGCGTTGCTTTGA